From Phycodurus eques isolate BA_2022a chromosome 1, UOR_Pequ_1.1, whole genome shotgun sequence, one genomic window encodes:
- the LOC133417847 gene encoding metalloreductase STEAP3-like has translation MPDEMQRALIQRGGDTGGRSPLEACVSELNTHIVGILGTGDFSRSLARRLLASGYQVVVGSRTPKHSAALFPEEAEVTSQREAASQADVVFVAIFPEHHHTLLELKPALAGKILVDVSNGLQIKRGGPSHAERLADMFPESFIVKGFNTISAWVLQTGPRDGSRQVFLCSDSSKAKSSVLAMCHRMGFFPVDMGLLSSSAEVENLPFHLFPSWGTPILITVILFIFFYLYNFVRDVLHPFVTAGESVFYKMPIDTVNVTLPSVALVMLALVYMPGLLAALLQLRRGTKYSRFPDWLDKWLTKRKQFGLCSFLCAAMHTIYSLCLPMRQSARFKLLNAALKQVQEGVEKAWSDEEVWRMELYISVGIIALGLLSLLAITSLPSVADNINWREFSFVQSTLGYCGLYMATVHTLLFGWNRAFDPGQYRFFLPPTFIVVLILPVTVLLARIILLLPCIAHQLQQIRRGWEKSRHIRFVLPNDDSYNGLDVSHV, from the exons ATGCCTGACGAGATGCAACGAGCTTTAATCCAGAGAGGAGGCGACACAGGCGGCCGCAGTCCTCTTGAAGCCTGTGTGTCTGAGCTCAACACTCACATTGTGGGCATCCTTGGCACCGGTGACTTCTCCCGCTCGCTTGCCAGAAGACTGCTGGCCTCTGGCTACCAGGTGGTGGTGGGGAGTCGAACCCCCAAACACTCTGCTGCTCTCTTCCCTGAAGAGGCAGAG GTGACCTCCCAGCGGGAGGCGGCCAGCCAGGCAGACGTGGTCTTTGTCGCTATCTTCCCTGAGCACCACCACACCCTGTTGGAGCTGAAGCCGGCACTGGCAGGAAAGATACTGGTGGATGTTAGCAACGGCTTGCAGATCAAGCGAGGTGGGCCATCCCATGCTGAACGACTGGCTGACATGTTTCCTGAGAGCTTTATAGTGAAAGGTTTTAACACAATATCAGCATGGGTGCTTCAGACTGGACCTCGAGATGGAAGCAGGCAG GTTTTCCTGTGCAGTGATAGCAGTAAGGCTAAGAGCTCAGTCCTGGCAATGTGTCACAGGATGGGCTTCTTTCCTGTGGATATGGGCCTGCTCTCCTCTTCTGCGGAGGTTGAAAACCTCCCCTTTCATCTGTTTCCTTCCTGGGGCACGCCCATCCTCATCACCGTGAttctcttcatcttcttctaCCTCTACAACTTCGTCCGTGACGTCTTGCATCCCTTCGTCACAGCGGGGGAGAGTGTGTTCTACAAAATGCCCATTGACACCGTCAACGTCACTTTACCTTCCGTCGCCTTGGTGATGCTTGCGCTCGTCTACATGCCGGGCTTGCTTGCTGCATTGCTCCAGCTACGGCGCGGCACCAAATACAGTCGCTTCCCTGATTGGCTCGACAAGTGGCTCACCAAGAGGAAGCAGTTTGGATTGTGCAGCTTCCTGTGTGCGGCCATGCACACCATCTACAGTCTGTGTCTGCCCATGAGGCAGTCAGCTCGCTTCAAGTTGCTCAATGCTGCTTTGAAACAG GTGCAGGAAGGCGTGGAGAAAGCGTGGAGTGACGAGGAGGTGTGGAGGATGGAGCTGTACATCTCAGTGGGCATTATAGCGCTCGGGCTGCTCTCCCTGCTGGCTATCACCTCACTGCCCTCCGTGGCTGACAACATCAACTGGCGAGAGTTCAGCTTTGTACAG TCTACTTTAGGCTACTGCGGGCTGTACATGGCCACTGTCCACACGCTCCTCTTTGGCTGGAACCGCGCCTTTGACCCAGGCCAATACCGCTTCTTCCTGCCACCCACTTTCATAGTGGTCCTCATCCTCCCTGTCACAGTTCTGTTGGCCCGCATCATTCTCCTGTTGCCCTGTATTGCGCACCAGCTCCAACAGATCCGTCGCGGATGGGAGAAGAGTCGGCACATCCGCTTTGTCCTGCCCAACGATGACAGTTACAACGGCTTAGATGTCAGCcatgtttga
- the c1ql2 gene encoding complement C1q-like protein 2: MVLLALAIAVPLLLLRPSETSAHYYEMMGTCRMVCDPYSAKPGGGEETQTVNGIAPLPPMAQGSRGVPGRPGKPGLRGPPGEPGPPGPRGPPGERGGSKLAFPALSEAAGGEHGETDRANSTNSGTRVAFYVGLKNPHEGYEVLKFDDVITNLGHLYDPSTGKFTCHVSGIYYFTYHVLMRGGDGTSMWADLCKNGQVRASAIAQDADQNYDYASNSAVLHLDSGDEVYVKLDGGKAHGGNNNKYSTFSGFILYPD; this comes from the exons ATGGTTCTGCTGGCTCTGGCCATCGcggtgccgcttctcctcctgcGCCCCTCGGAGACCTCCGCTCATTACTACGAGATGATGGGCACCTGTCGAATGGTATGCGACCCGTACAGCGCCAAACCTGGAGGAGGGGAGGAGACCCAGACCGTCAACGGCATCGCACCGCTACCACCGATGGCGCAAGGCAGCCGCGGGGTACCGGGGAGACCGGGAAAACCGGGACTCAGGGGTCCACCGGGAGAACCAGGTCCCCCGGGCCCCAGGGGGCCGCCGGGGGAGCGAGGCGGCAGCAAACTCGCTTTCCCCGCTTTGAGCGAAGCAGCCGGGGGAGAGCACGGCGAAACAGACCGGGCGAACTCGACAAACAGCGGCACCCGGGTCGCCTTTTACGTCGGCCTTAAGAACCCCCACGAGGGTTACGAGGTGCTCAAGTTTGACGACGTGATTACAAACTTGGGGCACCTCTACGATCCGAGCACCGGGAAATTCACCTGCCACGTGTCCGGGATCTACTACTTCACTTATCATGTGCTAATGCGTGGAGGAGACGGAACCAGCATGTGGGCCGACTTGTGTAAGAACGGACAG GTCCGAGCCAGTGCCATAGCTCAAGATGCAGACCAAAATTATGACTACGCCAGCAACAGTGCCGTGCTGCACTTGGACTCTGGCGACGAGGTCTACGTGAAACTGGACGGTGGCAAAGCTCACGGTGGAAACAATAACAAGTACAGCACCTTCTCTGGCTTCATCTTATACCCTGACTAG
- the LOC133417912 gene encoding acyl-CoA-binding protein-like, with product MTELFNKAAEEVKVLKTRPNRDEVHALYGLYKQATIGDLDSDRPGRFDILGRLKWDAWNEKKGLSKEEAMAAYVDLVEKLKTKYGI from the exons ATGACT GAACTCTTTAACAAAGCAGCAGAAGAGGTGAAGGTGCTGAAAACACGGCCTAACCGTGACGAAGTGCATGCACTTTATGGTTTATATAAGCAGGCCACAATTGGGGACCTTGATTCTG ATCGTCCAGGGCGATTTGACATCCTAGGAAGACTAAAATGGGATGCATGGAATGAAAAGAAAG GTCTGTCCAAAGAAGAGGCAATGGCTGCCTATGTTGATTTGGTGGAGAAGCTGAAAACAAAATACGGAATCTAA